The Spirochaetae bacterium HGW-Spirochaetae-1 genome has a segment encoding these proteins:
- a CDS encoding glycyl-radical enzyme activating protein — MRPPLIIDIKGNSLDDGPGIRSVIFFKGCPLSCVWCHNPESRLPLPELSFDPQKCIGCGSCIEKCQVGALSRDNVFFVDRIKCTYCFACAKDCPTGALSRIGQKMTQEEIIEKVLKDKPFFDSSGGGVTFSGGEPTLHMDFLSGLLKTLKEAGIHTLIETCGYFDFDEFKENVLPYTDMIYMDIKLFDPKLHKRYCGVENGIILENFIKLHELSLKGGFEIVPRTPLVPGITDTEENLVAIARFLKSNQVKEIQLLPNNPTWHEKCFSLGISNRFLEDSPLRKWLPPADVEACKCIFECLNDSYKTRS; from the coding sequence ATGAGACCCCCCCTTATAATAGATATCAAAGGTAATTCACTGGATGACGGACCGGGCATCCGATCCGTCATCTTCTTCAAAGGTTGTCCGCTCTCCTGCGTATGGTGCCATAATCCTGAAAGCAGGCTTCCTCTTCCAGAATTATCTTTTGATCCTCAAAAATGTATCGGTTGCGGCAGCTGCATAGAGAAATGCCAGGTGGGCGCTCTTTCCCGCGATAATGTTTTTTTTGTCGATAGGATAAAATGCACATATTGTTTCGCATGTGCGAAAGATTGCCCGACGGGCGCTCTCAGTCGAATTGGCCAGAAAATGACGCAAGAGGAAATAATCGAAAAGGTCCTTAAAGACAAACCTTTTTTCGATTCATCAGGAGGCGGCGTAACATTTTCCGGCGGAGAACCGACACTTCACATGGATTTTCTTTCTGGGCTTCTTAAAACTCTGAAAGAAGCCGGTATTCATACACTTATTGAAACTTGCGGATACTTCGACTTTGATGAATTTAAGGAAAATGTACTTCCATATACAGACATGATATACATGGACATCAAGCTCTTTGACCCGAAGTTGCACAAGCGTTATTGCGGTGTCGAAAACGGTATCATCCTTGAAAATTTTATTAAGCTTCATGAGCTTTCTTTAAAGGGTGGATTCGAAATAGTACCGAGGACGCCCCTCGTCCCCGGCATAACGGATACAGAAGAAAACCTCGTTGCAATTGCTCGTTTCCTCAAGTCCAATCAGGTAAAGGAAATCCAGCTGCTGCCTAATAATCCCACCTGGCATGAGAAATGTTTTTCCCTCGGGATTTCCAATAGATTTTTGGAAGATAGTCCCTTGCGAAAATGGTTGCCGCCCGCAGACGTGGAAGCATGTAAATGCATATTTGAGTGTTTAAACGACTCATATAAGACAAGGAGTTAA
- a CDS encoding toxin-antitoxin system HicB family antitoxin — protein sequence MMEYKGYIGIVNHDSDAKIFHGDVINTKDVITFQGTSVKEIEKAFKGSIDDNIKWCKEEGVNPEKPHSGKFNLRISPELHREIAVASTKMNMSLNKFVEKALIDELSHVE from the coding sequence ATGATGGAATATAAAGGATATATTGGAATAGTAAACCATGATTCAGATGCGAAGATATTTCATGGTGATGTAATAAATACAAAAGATGTAATTACATTCCAGGGAACTTCCGTGAAAGAAATAGAAAAAGCATTTAAAGGCTCAATTGATGATAATATAAAATGGTGCAAAGAAGAGGGTGTAAATCCCGAGAAACCACATTCAGGAAAATTCAATCTAAGGATTTCTCCGGAACTTCATAGAGAAATAGCAGTAGCTTCAACGAAAATGAATATGTCTTTGAATAAATTTGTTGAGAAAGCACTTATCGATGAATTGTCACATGTGGAATAA
- a CDS encoding aldehyde ferredoxin oxidoreductase, translating to MVKRMGKSYMGKILVVDLTNASIEEEIIPDEIYRSVTSGIGLAALLLYQRIPKDADPLGPDNVLAFMSGLLTGTGTWFSGRWMVAGKSPLTGGWGDANCGGTFSPAIKRCGYDGIFFRGISPKPVYLCIIDGKVEIKDAAHLWGTDAIEAEKIITAELAVPQVRVAVIGPAAEKKSLITGISNDHGRYAARSGLGAVMGSKNLKAVALAGKAKVVVDNPDKIKALNKNFSKWLKKGPNIISSGGLSFIGRFMRVSPIAMAQSGDLVKMAMGRFGTIASNVLASENGDSPVKNWRGAGFRDFPISSHANNLNPQRIIDHEIKKYHCYNCPLGCGSILRVDEANLQETHKPEYETCCAFGALQLNNDMNAIYRLNEFCNRAGFDTISAGATIAFAMECYEHGIITRKDTGGLDLAWGNSEAALALLEKMSRREGIGDILADGTRKAAERIGKGCERFAIHAGGQELPMHDSRYDPGFAVSYSLEPTPGRHTNHGYQWTEMFALHRIFKKLPKPAGLSTVKSKYRNTKDKNILLSTASKYMQFINGAGICLFGVQMGGNLDVPAYTNAATGWSFSPEEYLKIGERIQNIRQSFNVKHGIVPRRDFSLPDRACGNPPLEAGPMRGIKLDIKSLQDDFLGSMDWDVNTGAPTKVKLSELGLDYIANEIYK from the coding sequence ATGGTGAAACGTATGGGAAAATCCTATATGGGGAAAATACTCGTCGTTGATTTGACAAATGCTTCAATCGAAGAGGAAATAATTCCTGATGAAATATACCGCAGTGTAACATCAGGAATCGGACTCGCCGCATTGCTTCTTTACCAACGCATTCCCAAGGATGCCGACCCCCTGGGACCGGATAATGTGCTCGCATTCATGTCTGGATTGCTTACCGGAACCGGTACCTGGTTTAGCGGGAGATGGATGGTTGCAGGCAAATCCCCGCTCACCGGTGGATGGGGAGATGCCAATTGCGGCGGCACCTTCTCGCCGGCAATTAAACGCTGCGGTTACGACGGAATTTTTTTCCGGGGTATATCACCCAAGCCGGTTTACCTTTGCATCATCGATGGCAAGGTCGAAATTAAGGATGCAGCGCACCTCTGGGGAACTGATGCGATAGAAGCAGAAAAGATAATTACTGCCGAACTTGCGGTTCCTCAGGTCCGTGTCGCCGTCATTGGACCGGCAGCCGAAAAGAAATCGCTCATCACCGGCATATCAAATGACCATGGCAGATATGCAGCACGTTCCGGTCTAGGGGCCGTAATGGGATCAAAGAATCTAAAGGCGGTAGCCCTCGCGGGCAAGGCAAAGGTCGTTGTTGATAATCCGGATAAAATTAAGGCACTGAACAAAAATTTTAGTAAATGGCTTAAAAAAGGTCCCAATATAATATCTTCTGGCGGGCTGAGTTTCATTGGAAGGTTTATGCGAGTGTCGCCGATTGCCATGGCGCAGAGCGGCGACCTCGTTAAAATGGCTATGGGTCGATTCGGCACCATAGCGTCAAATGTACTTGCGTCAGAGAATGGTGATTCTCCCGTTAAGAACTGGAGGGGGGCCGGATTCCGGGACTTCCCGATCAGTTCACACGCCAACAATCTGAATCCGCAGAGAATAATCGATCATGAGATAAAAAAATATCATTGTTATAACTGTCCGCTTGGATGCGGGAGCATCCTTCGTGTGGACGAAGCTAATCTTCAAGAAACACACAAACCTGAATATGAGACCTGTTGCGCATTCGGAGCGCTCCAGCTCAACAACGACATGAATGCCATATATCGATTGAATGAATTCTGTAACCGAGCAGGCTTTGATACAATCTCAGCAGGCGCTACGATCGCTTTTGCGATGGAGTGCTATGAGCATGGAATCATTACCAGGAAAGATACCGGTGGCTTGGATCTTGCCTGGGGAAACTCCGAGGCGGCGCTTGCACTGCTTGAGAAGATGTCGCGTCGTGAGGGAATTGGCGATATTCTGGCAGACGGAACCCGTAAGGCTGCGGAACGCATCGGCAAAGGGTGCGAGCGTTTTGCGATTCATGCGGGGGGACAGGAACTTCCAATGCATGATTCACGATATGATCCCGGCTTCGCCGTATCATACTCATTGGAACCAACGCCAGGCAGGCATACAAACCACGGTTACCAATGGACTGAAATGTTCGCTCTCCATCGGATATTTAAAAAACTTCCAAAACCGGCGGGGCTATCAACGGTGAAAAGTAAGTATAGGAACACGAAAGACAAAAACATTCTGTTGTCCACGGCAAGTAAATACATGCAGTTCATCAATGGAGCTGGCATATGTCTTTTTGGCGTGCAAATGGGGGGAAATTTAGACGTTCCCGCGTATACTAACGCCGCGACAGGATGGTCCTTTTCACCGGAAGAATATTTGAAAATCGGCGAACGCATTCAGAACATCCGCCAATCGTTCAACGTAAAACATGGAATAGTGCCGCGTCGTGATTTTTCTCTGCCAGATCGAGCATGTGGGAATCCGCCCTTGGAAGCGGGACCGATGAGAGGAATCAAACTTGATATTAAATCTCTCCAGGACGACTTTTTAGGCAGCATGGATTGGGATGTTAATACCGGAGCTCCAACCAAAGTGAAACTCAGTGAACTTGGCCTCGATTATATTGCGAATGAGATATACAAATGA
- a CDS encoding VapC toxin family PIN domain ribonuclease → MTKFIIDTSVWSEALRRKKNTVNSSETVVRKIIENDDEIVILGIILQEILTGISNEKLCREIKDILDDFAYLDITKNDYIYASELSNKCRSKGIIAGSIDFLIASASIRNEIQLVTFDKDFINISKHSDLKILDIDRFLKNKTDK, encoded by the coding sequence ATGACAAAATTTATCATTGATACATCAGTATGGTCGGAAGCGCTTCGTCGAAAAAAGAATACGGTAAATTCATCAGAAACTGTTGTAAGAAAAATTATCGAAAATGATGATGAAATTGTTATTTTAGGTATTATTCTTCAGGAAATTCTAACCGGCATCTCAAATGAAAAATTATGTAGAGAGATAAAAGATATTCTGGATGATTTTGCATACTTAGATATTACAAAGAATGACTACATTTACGCTTCCGAGTTAAGTAATAAATGCAGATCAAAAGGAATAATTGCCGGATCAATTGACTTTTTAATAGCAAGTGCTTCCATCAGAAACGAAATACAACTGGTAACTTTCGACAAGGACTTTATTAATATCAGTAAACATTCCGATTTAAAAATTTTAGACATAGATCGTTTTCTTAAAAATAAAACTGATAAATAA
- a CDS encoding VapC toxin family PIN domain ribonuclease, with translation MSYLIDTNIIIYSIKGDSIVHDHLLKNENIPKSISVITYGELLFGAKKSQSYEKNLAIVYRIKELFPILDIDKAIIETFSELKAGLQKGGSPIDDFDLLIASTALTMNSTLVTNNEKHFNRIKGLKIENWSKK, from the coding sequence ATGTCATATTTGATTGATACAAACATCATTATTTATAGCATTAAGGGTGATTCTATCGTTCATGATCATTTATTAAAAAATGAAAATATTCCCAAGTCAATATCCGTAATTACCTATGGAGAATTGTTATTTGGCGCTAAAAAATCACAAAGTTATGAAAAGAATTTAGCTATAGTTTATCGAATAAAAGAGTTATTCCCAATACTGGATATTGATAAAGCAATAATTGAAACATTTAGTGAGTTAAAGGCCGGTTTGCAAAAAGGCGGTTCACCGATAGATGATTTTGATTTATTGATAGCATCAACCGCATTGACCATGAATTCAACGTTAGTTACAAATAATGAAAAACATTTTAACAGAATTAAAGGGTTAAAAATAGAAAATTGGTCTAAGAAGTAA
- a CDS encoding antitoxin encodes MAILQVRDIDDRLYDSLKAMAKSQNRSISQEVISIIEKYLSNPAIYKSNPTREFIALSGAWEDDRSADEIIDSIKKSRKNSERFKKDNVIFD; translated from the coding sequence ATGGCAATCTTACAAGTTCGCGATATTGATGATAGATTATATGATTCATTAAAAGCTATGGCAAAAAGTCAAAATAGATCTATCAGCCAGGAAGTAATTTCTATTATAGAAAAGTATCTTTCAAATCCTGCAATTTATAAAAGCAATCCAACGAGAGAATTTATTGCTCTTTCCGGTGCCTGGGAAGATGATCGAAGCGCAGATGAAATAATTGACTCTATAAAAAAATCGCGTAAAAATTCTGAAAGGTTTAAAAAAGACAATGTCATATTTGATTGA
- a CDS encoding amino acid permease has protein sequence MPVAEGKYLPLTGSCRNPGLTGNFAKLKITSMETALELKRQLGLVTAVLIIIADVIGTGIFVTTGSALAMTGSAKVVLVLWALGGLVAITGALCYAELAAMWPDDGGEYVYLKKIFGPLPSFLTGWISLFVGFTASAAITSLTLLWYLNEFFQSGFLAGPLAQKMIAAAVILAFGIMHILGVRRGGSVQNLLTVLKLVIVISLIGAGLYCADWSQAGRLVAEYSAPGDGKSLADYGLVLLIIMFAYSGWNGATYMAGEIKDPQRNLPRAMFWGALLITVIYLLLNVVFLISTPGKDLMGQNAVAAIAASNLFGGGIAAFITLGISVILFSSVSAQMMVGPRVYFAMAQDGILFKSLSRVHPRFQTPDLAIILQTIIAMVYVFIGKDHIMVLLNYMGFALGIFPLLSIIGLVIMRYRQPEAVRPFRVPLFPLVPVIYIVMTAGMMTASLMKWTETSLVAVAVVAVGAVVFLVWKRFFRQEA, from the coding sequence GTGCCCGTTGCGGAGGGGAAATATCTGCCCCTTACAGGTTCCTGCCGCAATCCCGGTCTTACCGGTAATTTCGCAAAACTGAAAATAACCTCAATGGAGACTGCCTTGGAACTGAAAAGACAACTGGGACTTGTTACGGCCGTTCTTATTATAATCGCCGATGTCATCGGCACGGGAATATTCGTCACCACGGGATCGGCCCTGGCAATGACGGGCAGCGCGAAGGTCGTGCTCGTGCTCTGGGCCCTGGGTGGGCTTGTGGCCATTACGGGCGCCCTGTGCTATGCCGAGCTGGCCGCCATGTGGCCCGATGACGGCGGTGAATACGTATACCTGAAGAAAATATTCGGCCCCCTGCCGTCCTTCCTCACGGGATGGATATCCCTCTTTGTGGGATTTACGGCTTCAGCGGCCATTACCTCGCTGACGCTCCTCTGGTATCTCAATGAATTCTTTCAGTCCGGTTTCCTGGCCGGCCCACTGGCGCAGAAGATGATCGCCGCCGCAGTGATCCTCGCATTCGGTATTATGCATATACTGGGCGTGCGGCGTGGCGGCTCCGTGCAGAACCTTCTCACGGTGCTGAAACTGGTTATTGTCATTTCCCTCATTGGCGCGGGACTCTACTGTGCCGACTGGAGCCAGGCCGGCAGGCTCGTGGCTGAATATTCGGCGCCCGGTGATGGGAAGTCCCTGGCCGATTACGGCCTGGTGCTGCTCATCATCATGTTCGCCTATTCGGGATGGAACGGTGCCACTTACATGGCCGGTGAGATCAAGGACCCGCAGCGCAACCTGCCCCGGGCCATGTTCTGGGGCGCACTGCTCATCACGGTCATATACCTGCTTCTGAATGTGGTCTTTCTCATTTCGACACCCGGGAAGGATCTCATGGGCCAGAATGCCGTTGCCGCCATTGCGGCCTCGAACCTTTTCGGCGGCGGAATCGCTGCCTTTATCACCCTGGGAATCAGCGTCATTCTTTTTTCATCCGTATCGGCGCAGATGATGGTGGGGCCCCGGGTGTACTTCGCCATGGCGCAGGACGGGATTCTTTTTAAGTCCCTTTCGCGGGTGCATCCCCGGTTCCAGACACCTGACCTGGCCATCATTCTCCAGACTATCATCGCCATGGTCTATGTCTTTATCGGAAAAGACCATATCATGGTCCTTCTCAACTACATGGGTTTCGCCCTGGGAATATTTCCCCTGCTCAGTATTATCGGTCTTGTTATTATGCGCTACCGGCAGCCCGAAGCCGTGCGTCCCTTCCGGGTGCCCCTGTTTCCCCTGGTTCCCGTCATTTATATAGTTATGACCGCGGGCATGATGACTGCTTCGCTGATGAAGTGGACGGAAACATCCCTTGTGGCCGTGGCTGTCGTGGCCGTGGGTGCTGTGGTGTTTCTGGTTTGGAAGAGGTTCTTTAGGCAAGAGGCCTAG
- a CDS encoding enoyl-CoA hydratase: MSASIALKKVEGYIGKEIFLSEWTQITQDQINQFADSTMDHMWVHVDEEKAAKGPFGTTIAHGYLTLSLLPFFNYQVPMILEGMKFSINYGLDKVRFINPVVSGAKMRDRIVLATIEEKPGNRLLIKQNHTLEIEGQEKPACIAEALTMLFF; this comes from the coding sequence ATGTCAGCCTCAATAGCTTTAAAGAAAGTAGAAGGTTATATCGGAAAGGAAATCTTTCTCTCTGAATGGACTCAAATTACGCAGGATCAAATTAATCAATTTGCAGATAGTACAATGGACCACATGTGGGTGCATGTTGATGAGGAAAAAGCGGCAAAGGGTCCGTTCGGGACAACAATTGCTCATGGGTATCTTACCCTCTCCCTTCTCCCTTTTTTCAACTATCAGGTGCCCATGATACTTGAAGGTATGAAATTCTCAATCAATTATGGACTGGATAAAGTTCGATTTATCAATCCCGTGGTATCCGGCGCAAAAATGCGTGATCGTATCGTATTAGCGACAATAGAGGAAAAACCGGGCAACCGATTGCTTATAAAACAAAATCATACGCTTGAAATCGAAGGTCAGGAAAAACCTGCCTGTATCGCCGAAGCTTTGACCATGCTCTTTTTCTAA
- a CDS encoding lytic transglycosylase: MIAGEYFRYLQMKKLHIHIITAVMTLLFTAAMMHQDSPAVARIYQQVDREGNITYYNTPPWEGGKPVTKNLSSRYDSLIEQVASEEKVDPLLIKCIIKIESDFRADAVSVAGAMGLMQLMQETADCYKVSDPFDPGQNVRAGVKHFRSLLSYFQNDIPLALAAYHAGLGRVKRRMAIPPIDSTIHYVNAIMRLYRGSSDYSDQVKRLYKKIDSEGDVIIYSR, encoded by the coding sequence ATGATAGCAGGAGAATACTTTCGGTATTTACAAATGAAAAAATTACATATCCATATAATTACCGCCGTTATGACGCTCCTGTTTACAGCTGCCATGATGCATCAGGACAGCCCGGCCGTCGCCAGGATATATCAGCAGGTCGACCGGGAAGGCAACATAACCTATTACAACACGCCGCCATGGGAGGGAGGAAAACCCGTCACCAAAAATCTCTCCAGCAGGTATGATTCCCTCATTGAACAGGTCGCATCGGAAGAGAAGGTGGACCCGCTGCTCATCAAATGCATTATCAAGATCGAATCGGACTTCAGGGCCGATGCCGTTTCCGTGGCCGGTGCCATGGGGCTCATGCAGCTCATGCAGGAAACGGCGGACTGTTACAAGGTGAGTGATCCCTTCGATCCCGGCCAAAATGTCCGAGCGGGAGTAAAACATTTCAGATCCCTTCTCTCTTATTTCCAGAATGATATCCCCCTGGCCCTGGCCGCATACCACGCAGGCCTTGGCCGCGTAAAACGCAGAATGGCCATTCCGCCCATTGATTCAACCATCCACTATGTCAACGCCATTATGCGCCTTTACCGGGGAAGCTCCGATTACTCCGACCAGGTAAAACGGCTTTATAAAAAAATCGACAGCGAAGGCGACGTTATCATCTACAGCCGCTGA
- a CDS encoding formate acetyltransferase → MQDQSIKSNRVQEYINLLASSSQFLAGKLLHKQQMLLQGFLGYIASKFNTNPVLQNEMKGTQGWINVSVGMKSEDDSAKGTIIFKDGSVKVLDHISDNVDCTLIFSTPKDLIEQMDASPDEAYRMILTGRVRTEGNIMLIGLFNYYVNLIVGKDQQKSVDKQISEHKKANKIAGEEVANTSSCRKEKSTRKILRLRGTRIDPGVMFLEDPFLADYGLEDFPRLQQFRSEYFNRKKEAVVCHEYGKLITDFHLEYGYDVDNNGRTWDPNLRKAKSLKYILERRKPIIREDDLLAGTYTTDPVSGCIGHPFAVGCYSWGELRSFAKRELMPYEISEETIQILHKHVFPFWARRNIHELWRSNTGNGLPVQIHDRFFSIFYWKTVSMSEITPDHEKILKYGTKGVIKRIQDELNNDHRVDEEKKNTLKAMIICLEAINIYAKNLAQQAAKDAQIENNPKRKMELEQISKILLKVPENPSTTIDEAVQAMIIVHFCLTMENSDDGPMLGRLDQILQPYFISDINKLSTPEEKEIYVKHTIDLLGSLFFRVASHQVLIPDIGNWQNSGSSPNTTITVGGVDRDGEDAVNDMTYIILKVTELAGLNDPNMHARYNPGKNSRHYLKRVCDVNYITGATPCIHGDDAMFAALTNHGWPIEDVRDWVANGCVEPSIPGKHSSATSSLEINLVAPLEMALNNGKHPLVKWEIGPKTGSINGGDFITFDQFWGAFEKQCKFLLELSVVGNNQLGEIYQKHQPAPLLSVLIDDCIEKGRGLTRGGGHYNSTGVSVIGLADVVDSFMVIKKLVFEEKAVTFKDLKEAIDNNFNNNSKLHALVKTRVPRFGSGNNEAIEMANKVTGMVHDYYINQRNYRGGIYTTGWWSMANHAVYGRVTGALPTGRLAGEPFTPGLTPHPSASVNLLDNLRDVARLDPRNLDNNIAFNVKVVPGASDTHEKIVDTMTHYAKTYFEMGGMQTQFNVVTTDILKDALANPEYYQDLMVRISGYVAYFTKLQRDLQLEVIRRAEYRI, encoded by the coding sequence ATGCAAGACCAATCAATAAAAAGCAATCGCGTGCAGGAGTATATAAATCTTCTGGCAAGTTCATCACAATTCCTTGCCGGGAAATTGCTTCATAAACAGCAAATGCTGCTTCAAGGTTTTCTGGGATACATCGCGTCAAAGTTTAATACCAATCCTGTGCTACAGAATGAAATGAAAGGGACCCAGGGTTGGATTAATGTATCTGTTGGCATGAAATCGGAAGATGACTCTGCGAAAGGGACAATCATTTTCAAAGATGGATCAGTTAAAGTTCTCGACCATATCTCAGATAATGTTGATTGCACTCTTATTTTCTCCACACCTAAAGATCTTATTGAACAAATGGATGCCAGTCCCGATGAAGCATACCGCATGATTCTTACCGGAAGAGTAAGGACAGAAGGGAATATCATGCTCATTGGATTATTCAATTACTATGTTAACTTGATTGTTGGCAAAGACCAGCAGAAATCTGTAGACAAACAAATCAGCGAACACAAGAAAGCAAACAAGATTGCTGGAGAAGAGGTCGCCAACACATCAAGCTGCAGAAAAGAGAAATCAACCAGAAAAATATTACGGCTCCGGGGAACCCGCATTGATCCCGGTGTTATGTTTTTAGAAGATCCTTTTCTTGCCGATTACGGTCTTGAAGATTTTCCACGGCTTCAACAATTTCGTTCTGAGTATTTTAACAGGAAGAAGGAAGCGGTAGTTTGCCATGAATATGGGAAACTTATAACCGATTTCCACCTTGAATACGGTTATGATGTAGATAACAATGGTAGGACATGGGATCCCAACCTCCGAAAAGCAAAAAGCCTGAAGTATATACTCGAAAGAAGAAAGCCTATCATTCGCGAAGATGATTTACTTGCCGGGACATACACTACGGATCCTGTATCCGGTTGTATCGGACATCCCTTTGCCGTGGGATGTTACAGCTGGGGAGAGCTCAGATCTTTTGCGAAACGTGAGCTCATGCCATATGAAATCAGCGAGGAAACAATTCAAATCTTACATAAGCATGTGTTTCCCTTTTGGGCAAGAAGAAACATTCATGAATTATGGAGAAGCAATACCGGTAATGGGCTGCCGGTCCAGATTCATGATAGATTCTTTTCCATTTTTTATTGGAAAACCGTATCGATGTCAGAAATCACCCCTGATCATGAGAAAATATTGAAATATGGAACGAAGGGTGTAATTAAAAGGATACAGGACGAATTAAATAATGATCATAGAGTCGATGAAGAAAAGAAAAACACATTAAAGGCGATGATTATATGCCTTGAGGCAATAAATATATATGCAAAGAACCTTGCCCAACAGGCTGCAAAGGATGCTCAGATAGAGAACAACCCAAAAAGAAAGATGGAACTCGAGCAAATTAGCAAGATTCTATTAAAAGTTCCGGAAAATCCCTCCACGACCATTGATGAAGCTGTTCAGGCGATGATCATCGTACACTTCTGCCTTACTATGGAGAATTCCGATGATGGGCCGATGCTGGGGAGGCTTGACCAGATACTACAGCCTTACTTTATTTCTGACATTAATAAACTTTCTACACCAGAAGAAAAAGAGATATATGTCAAGCATACCATTGATCTTCTCGGTTCACTTTTTTTTAGAGTAGCAAGCCATCAGGTCCTTATCCCGGATATAGGCAATTGGCAGAATTCAGGATCATCTCCCAATACAACCATAACTGTTGGCGGTGTTGATCGTGATGGTGAAGATGCCGTCAATGATATGACCTATATTATTCTCAAAGTAACTGAGCTTGCGGGATTAAATGACCCGAATATGCATGCCCGTTATAACCCTGGGAAAAACAGTCGGCATTACTTAAAACGCGTTTGCGATGTGAATTATATTACCGGTGCGACACCCTGTATTCATGGTGATGATGCCATGTTTGCCGCATTGACCAATCATGGATGGCCTATAGAAGATGTTCGTGATTGGGTGGCTAATGGATGCGTTGAACCTTCCATTCCAGGGAAGCACTCAAGCGCGACCTCCAGTTTGGAAATCAACCTGGTCGCACCTCTTGAGATGGCTCTGAATAATGGGAAACATCCCCTTGTGAAATGGGAAATTGGTCCTAAGACCGGCAGTATTAATGGTGGTGACTTCATTACCTTCGACCAATTCTGGGGTGCATTTGAGAAACAATGCAAATTCCTGCTTGAGTTGTCTGTAGTAGGCAATAATCAGCTTGGTGAAATATACCAGAAACACCAACCGGCGCCTCTACTCTCTGTACTGATTGATGACTGTATTGAAAAAGGACGAGGCTTAACCAGAGGTGGGGGGCATTACAATTCTACAGGAGTGTCCGTTATTGGTTTAGCAGATGTCGTAGATTCTTTTATGGTAATTAAAAAATTAGTCTTCGAGGAAAAAGCCGTTACCTTCAAGGATTTAAAGGAAGCCATTGATAATAATTTTAACAATAATTCCAAGTTACATGCGTTAGTGAAAACAAGAGTCCCGCGTTTTGGATCAGGTAACAACGAGGCCATAGAAATGGCTAACAAAGTCACCGGGATGGTGCATGATTACTACATCAATCAAAGAAATTATCGGGGAGGCATATACACTACTGGTTGGTGGTCCATGGCCAACCACGCCGTATACGGGCGTGTTACCGGAGCTCTGCCGACGGGAAGGCTTGCCGGTGAACCATTTACCCCGGGTCTTACACCGCATCCGAGTGCATCAGTAAACCTTCTGGATAATCTTCGAGATGTTGCACGGTTGGACCCAAGAAATCTGGACAACAATATTGCCTTCAATGTGAAAGTAGTACCAGGAGCATCGGACACTCACGAGAAGATTGTCGATACCATGACCCATTATGCAAAAACATATTTTGAAATGGGAGGTATGCAGACACAATTCAATGTTGTAACAACTGACATCCTTAAAGATGCTTTGGCAAACCCGGAGTATTATCAGGATCTCATGGTGAGAATTTCGGGATATGTAGCATATTTTACCAAACTTCAGCGCGACCTTCAGCTTGAAGTCATTCGTCGCGCCGAATACAGGATATAA
- a CDS encoding AbrB family transcriptional regulator: MRSKITDKFRITIPKPVRERLKLMRHDAIEWEFEDDRVVVRPSKRPFMELMGSIKTGPGDVQKDRESARKNIADRYE; encoded by the coding sequence ATGCGATCAAAAATAACCGATAAATTCCGGATCACCATACCCAAGCCCGTCAGGGAAAGGCTTAAGCTCATGCGACACGATGCGATAGAATGGGAATTTGAAGATGACAGGGTGGTGGTCCGGCCGTCAAAGCGACCCTTTATGGAGCTGATGGGTTCGATCAAGACCGGTCCGGGCGACGTGCAAAAAGACAGGGAATCGGCAAGGAAAAACATCGCGGATCGATATGAATGA
- a CDS encoding DUF2191 domain-containing protein, which translates to MASNLNIDMKLLDEVYQLGNFKTKKEAVNVALKEYIQKHRQKDMLKFLNKVDFDKDYDYKKSRNR; encoded by the coding sequence ATGGCAAGTAATTTAAATATAGATATGAAACTGTTAGATGAAGTTTATCAACTGGGAAATTTCAAAACTAAAAAGGAAGCGGTAAACGTTGCGCTTAAGGAGTATATTCAGAAGCATAGACAAAAAGACATGTTGAAATTTCTAAATAAAGTTGATTTTGATAAAGACTATGATTACAAAAAATCCAGAAATAGATGA